One window from the genome of Sporosarcina sp. 6E9 encodes:
- a CDS encoding ABC transporter ATP-binding protein: MENIIEVESLEKIFANQTALEDVNFHVKKGEIFGFLGPSGSGKTTTIKILTGQLNQTSGKATVFGEPVSEMKKGGARKKIGVLTDNSGLYSRLSIYDNLKLFCDLYEVPLKRIDEVLEIVNLENEKKKVVSKLSKGMLQRVILARTLLHEPKLLFLDEPTSALDPVNSQHIHNGLRELNARGTTIFLTTHDMNEAELLCDRVAFLNKGQIRLMDEPGKLRKQYSDSTVTVELKNEEKVVLKTTDEGAQQMFDYMSSNNVVAIHTNEPTLGDIFVEVTGRKLS; the protein is encoded by the coding sequence ATGGAAAATATCATCGAAGTTGAATCATTAGAAAAAATCTTTGCAAATCAAACCGCACTTGAAGACGTAAATTTCCATGTTAAAAAAGGAGAAATTTTCGGATTTTTAGGTCCGAGTGGTTCTGGTAAAACGACAACAATTAAAATTTTGACAGGTCAATTAAACCAAACAAGTGGAAAAGCAACTGTCTTCGGGGAACCTGTTTCAGAAATGAAAAAAGGGGGGGCCAGGAAGAAAATTGGGGTACTCACCGATAATAGTGGCTTATATAGTAGACTATCGATTTACGATAATTTGAAACTATTTTGTGACCTTTATGAAGTACCGCTCAAAAGGATTGACGAAGTATTGGAGATTGTGAATTTGGAAAATGAAAAGAAGAAAGTCGTTTCTAAACTATCGAAGGGAATGCTACAGCGTGTGATTCTTGCACGGACACTTTTACATGAACCAAAGTTGTTATTCCTAGATGAACCGACTTCTGCGCTCGATCCTGTAAATTCACAACATATACATAATGGACTTCGTGAGTTGAATGCGCGTGGAACAACAATATTTCTTACGACGCATGATATGAATGAGGCAGAACTGCTCTGTGACCGTGTTGCATTTTTGAATAAGGGACAAATTCGGTTGATGGATGAACCAGGAAAACTTAGAAAACAGTATTCGGATTCAACGGTGACTGTTGAACTAAAAAACGAAGAGAAAGTTGTGCTTAAAACGACAGACGAGGGTGCACAGCAAATGTTTGATTATATGTCATCGAATAATGTGGTAGCTATTCATACGAACGAGCCGACATTGGGCGATATTTTTGTCGAAGTGACAGGGAGGAAATTATCATGA
- the purM gene encoding phosphoribosylformylglycinamidine cyclo-ligase has protein sequence MSNAYEKAGVNIEAGYESVERMKSHVARTGRKGVAGTFGGFGGMFDLSALDYKEPVLISGTDGVGTKLKLAFMADKHDTIGVDCVAMCVNDIVAQGAEPLYFLDYIALGKAVPEKVEAIVKGIADGCVQSGAALIGGETAEMPGLYDVNEYDLAGFAVGACEKSDVVTGDKVVEGDVLVGLASSGIHSNGFSLVRKIVFEDEGYEIDSLIAGYEELGTVGNALLEPTKIYAKPVLDMHKQLAIHSMGHITGGGFYENLPRMLPDGLAAEVELGSWESLPVFNMLKEKGALSDKDLYSVFNMGIGFVIALPAEDADKALQIVAEHGEKAFKIGRVIAGEGVVFNGEHDGSLA, from the coding sequence ATGTCGAATGCTTATGAAAAAGCGGGAGTCAATATTGAAGCGGGTTATGAATCGGTTGAGCGTATGAAGTCTCATGTTGCGCGTACGGGACGAAAAGGTGTTGCAGGTACTTTTGGTGGTTTCGGCGGCATGTTCGATTTGTCTGCACTTGATTATAAAGAGCCGGTTTTGATATCTGGTACAGATGGTGTGGGTACGAAATTGAAATTGGCTTTCATGGCTGATAAACATGATACGATTGGCGTCGATTGTGTTGCGATGTGTGTGAATGATATCGTGGCACAAGGTGCGGAACCGTTATATTTTCTAGATTATATCGCGCTTGGAAAAGCAGTGCCTGAAAAAGTCGAAGCCATTGTAAAAGGAATTGCTGATGGCTGTGTTCAGTCGGGTGCCGCGTTAATCGGCGGAGAAACAGCCGAGATGCCTGGACTTTACGATGTAAATGAGTATGATCTTGCTGGGTTCGCGGTAGGGGCTTGTGAAAAGAGCGATGTTGTTACGGGCGATAAAGTTGTCGAAGGTGATGTACTCGTTGGGCTTGCTTCGAGCGGTATTCACTCGAACGGATTTTCACTTGTACGTAAAATTGTTTTTGAAGATGAAGGCTATGAAATTGATAGTTTAATCGCGGGTTATGAAGAGCTCGGAACAGTTGGGAATGCGCTATTAGAGCCAACGAAAATCTATGCGAAACCAGTACTCGACATGCATAAGCAACTTGCTATCCATTCAATGGGGCATATCACGGGTGGCGGTTTCTATGAAAATTTACCACGTATGTTGCCTGATGGACTTGCAGCAGAAGTTGAACTTGGATCATGGGAATCCCTGCCAGTATTCAATATGCTAAAAGAAAAAGGCGCGCTTTCGGATAAGGACCTTTACAGCGTATTCAATATGGGAATTGGATTTGTTATTGCTTTACCGGCAGAAGATGCTGACAAAGCGCTTCAAATTGTTGCTGAACATGGCGAAAAAGCGTTTAAAATCGGTCGTGTGATTGCAGGAGAAGGCGTCGTGTTTAACGGCGAGCATGACGGGAGTCTAGCTTAA
- a CDS encoding YerC/YecD family TrpR-related protein — translation MQLNKIRGHQTDQLFKAILELETIEECYEFFDDLCTISEMQSLSQRLDVAQMLNMKKTYDTIQNDTGASTATISRVRRCVDYGSGGYNKILSRLYPINDDESNE, via the coding sequence ATGCAACTAAACAAAATACGCGGACATCAAACAGACCAACTATTTAAAGCAATCCTTGAATTGGAAACAATTGAGGAATGCTATGAATTTTTTGATGATCTTTGTACAATCAGTGAGATGCAATCACTTTCACAAAGACTTGATGTCGCACAAATGCTAAATATGAAGAAGACGTACGATACGATTCAAAACGACACCGGCGCAAGCACCGCGACAATTTCACGCGTTCGCCGTTGCGTCGACTATGGCTCCGGCGGTTACAATAAAATACTAAGTCGTCTCTATCCAATAAATGATGATGAAAGTAACGAGTAA
- the purH gene encoding bifunctional phosphoribosylaminoimidazolecarboxamide formyltransferase/IMP cyclohydrolase, whose translation MKKRALLSVSDKSGILEFAKALESLGYELLSTGGTMKHLADNGVAVTAVDEVTGFPEIMEGRVKTLNPLIHGGLLAKQDDPTHQAQMETHGIQPIDIVCVNLYPFKETISKSDVSTEDAIENIDIGGPAMLRASAKNHAYVTVIVDAADYDQVLEELKSDGITTNETRRRLAAKVFRHTAAYDALIASFLTNLAGEEFPEQVTYTYELKQPLRYGENPHQKAAFYSRPLGSDFSIAYANQLHGKELSYNNIQDANAAIQIVKEFEGAAAVAVKHMNPCGVGTGETIFDAFNKAYEADPVSIFGGIIALNREVDASTAEKLSGIFLEIVIAPSFTADAIEILTKKKNIRLLTISFDQNKKDSWNTVSVEGGLLMQEPDAYGFADADIRVATDREPTEAEWEAMRLGWAVVKHVKSNAIVVSDDHMTLGVGAGQMNRVGAANIALTQAGERAKGAALASDAFFPMDDTVEAAAKAGITAIIQPGGSVKDEDSIKKANEYGITMVMTGVRHFKH comes from the coding sequence GTGAAAAAACGTGCACTGCTAAGCGTGTCGGACAAAAGCGGGATTTTGGAATTTGCAAAAGCGCTAGAAAGTCTCGGCTATGAATTATTATCTACAGGCGGAACGATGAAACATTTGGCGGACAATGGTGTCGCGGTTACAGCTGTCGATGAAGTGACAGGATTCCCTGAAATTATGGAAGGTCGCGTGAAGACACTTAACCCGTTAATCCACGGGGGACTGCTTGCCAAACAAGATGATCCAACACATCAAGCGCAAATGGAAACGCACGGCATTCAGCCGATTGATATCGTTTGTGTGAACTTGTATCCGTTCAAAGAGACAATTTCAAAATCGGATGTATCCACTGAGGACGCGATTGAAAATATCGATATCGGCGGTCCGGCGATGCTTCGTGCTTCTGCGAAAAACCATGCGTATGTCACGGTGATTGTCGATGCAGCTGATTACGACCAAGTTCTTGAGGAATTAAAATCGGACGGGATAACGACGAATGAAACGCGCAGACGTCTTGCGGCAAAGGTTTTCCGTCATACAGCAGCTTACGATGCACTGATTGCAAGTTTCCTAACAAATCTTGCGGGAGAAGAATTCCCGGAGCAAGTGACCTATACATACGAATTAAAACAACCACTTCGTTACGGTGAAAATCCACATCAAAAAGCAGCGTTTTACAGTCGTCCACTTGGTTCGGACTTCTCGATTGCGTACGCGAATCAGCTGCACGGCAAAGAACTATCATACAATAACATCCAAGATGCAAATGCTGCGATTCAAATCGTGAAAGAATTTGAAGGCGCTGCGGCAGTAGCAGTTAAACATATGAATCCTTGCGGAGTAGGTACTGGCGAAACGATTTTCGACGCGTTCAATAAAGCATACGAAGCAGATCCAGTATCCATTTTCGGCGGTATCATTGCGTTGAACCGTGAAGTAGATGCGTCGACAGCAGAGAAATTATCAGGGATATTCCTTGAAATTGTTATCGCACCTTCATTCACAGCAGATGCAATTGAAATCTTAACGAAGAAGAAAAACATTCGTCTACTAACAATTTCATTTGATCAAAACAAAAAAGACAGCTGGAATACAGTTTCTGTTGAGGGCGGACTTTTAATGCAAGAGCCTGATGCATATGGATTTGCGGATGCAGACATTCGTGTAGCGACAGATCGTGAGCCTACGGAAGCTGAGTGGGAAGCGATGAGGCTTGGTTGGGCAGTTGTGAAACACGTGAAATCGAATGCGATTGTTGTGTCCGATGATCATATGACGCTTGGCGTTGGCGCGGGGCAGATGAACCGTGTCGGTGCGGCAAATATTGCACTTACTCAAGCAGGCGAACGTGCAAAAGGTGCAGCACTAGCATCTGACGCATTTTTCCCAATGGATGATACAGTTGAAGCAGCGGCAAAAGCAGGCATTACGGCAATTATCCAACCGGGCGGTTCTGTAAAAGATGAAGACTCGATTAAGAAAGCAAACGAATACGGGATTACAATGGTTATGACCGGCGTTCGTCATTTTAAACACTAA
- the purD gene encoding phosphoribosylamine--glycine ligase yields the protein MKVLVIGSGGREHAIARQFNVSPSVNKVFVAPGNDGMKGDAECIGISATDFEALASFAKKNAIDLTFVGPEQPLAEGIVDYFAERGLQAFGPTKAAALIEGSKSFAKELMAKYNIPTAGYGTFTDAEEAKAFIREKGAPIVVKADGLAAGKGVIVAMTLEEALNAVDDMIGNQKFGESSSRVVVEEFLDGEEFSYMSFVHDGQIYPMVIAQDHKRAYDGDRGPNTGGMGAYSPVPQISQEVVDEAYEKVVVPTVEAMAAEGTPFTGILYAGLILTEDGPKVIEFNARFGDPEAQVVLPRMASDFGAFMAALMASKPFELEWNDKAMLGVVVASDGYPEHVVKGNVLPNLDTLSAQGLDVFHAGTKLHDENFVGNGGRVILVAAKAGSLKEAQEEVYEGLTQLKWDGFFYRTDIGWRTFE from the coding sequence TTGAAAGTACTCGTTATCGGGAGCGGCGGTCGTGAACACGCGATTGCCAGACAGTTCAATGTCTCCCCTTCGGTCAATAAAGTATTTGTAGCACCTGGTAATGACGGCATGAAAGGTGATGCTGAATGTATCGGGATTAGCGCGACAGATTTCGAAGCACTTGCATCATTTGCGAAAAAGAACGCTATCGATTTAACTTTTGTCGGTCCTGAACAACCATTAGCTGAAGGCATTGTAGATTATTTCGCTGAACGCGGATTACAAGCGTTCGGGCCGACCAAAGCGGCAGCACTCATCGAGGGAAGTAAATCATTCGCAAAAGAACTTATGGCGAAATACAATATTCCAACTGCTGGGTACGGAACGTTTACGGACGCGGAAGAGGCGAAAGCATTCATCCGTGAAAAAGGCGCACCGATTGTCGTCAAAGCGGACGGACTAGCGGCTGGAAAAGGTGTGATCGTTGCGATGACACTTGAAGAAGCGCTGAACGCGGTAGACGATATGATTGGCAACCAGAAATTCGGTGAATCTTCATCTCGTGTTGTCGTCGAGGAATTCTTAGACGGCGAAGAGTTCTCGTATATGTCGTTTGTTCACGATGGACAGATTTACCCAATGGTCATCGCGCAAGATCATAAGCGCGCGTATGACGGCGATAGAGGACCGAATACAGGTGGAATGGGTGCGTATTCTCCAGTTCCGCAGATCTCACAAGAAGTTGTGGATGAAGCCTATGAAAAAGTCGTCGTTCCGACTGTTGAAGCGATGGCGGCGGAAGGAACTCCGTTTACGGGGATTTTGTATGCAGGATTAATCCTCACTGAAGACGGGCCGAAGGTGATTGAATTCAACGCACGTTTCGGTGATCCGGAAGCACAAGTCGTTCTGCCACGTATGGCATCTGATTTCGGCGCGTTTATGGCTGCACTCATGGCTAGCAAACCGTTTGAGTTGGAATGGAATGATAAAGCCATGTTAGGCGTTGTCGTTGCTTCTGATGGGTATCCTGAGCATGTTGTGAAAGGAAACGTATTACCAAACTTAGATACACTTTCAGCGCAAGGACTGGATGTTTTCCATGCAGGAACAAAATTACATGACGAAAACTTTGTCGGTAATGGTGGACGCGTCATTCTAGTTGCTGCGAAAGCTGGCTCTTTAAAAGAAGCACAAGAAGAGGTTTATGAAGGTTTAACGCAGCTGAAATGGGACGGGTTTTTCTACCGGACTGATATTGGCTGGCGCACATTCGAATAA
- a CDS encoding DUF3048 domain-containing protein, translating to MKSKQRLLFYILLAILLVSACSKDKVEEPNKKPTNPDESESVDETALYQAPFTGVMSEEESLRRPVAVTINNHPLARPQSGLSEADIVYELITEGNVTRLLALFQSELPEQIGPVRSARDYFIHMAKGLDAFYVAHGYSPDALALLNSGYVDHVNGMHYDGTLFKRSTDRKAPHNSYISSDSIKTAEETTNSSMEINKIPSLSFHESIESAKIGDSTSSFVVQNGTHPNFTSTYSYQEENGTYDRTVNGMLTIDKTNDEPIALSNVLVFEAVHQTIDNEGRQAIDLESGGKALLFQAGIVKEIEWVNLDGILTPFENGDPAKLVPGKTWIHIIKTNPGIGTNVSYELGE from the coding sequence ATGAAAAGTAAACAGCGCTTACTCTTTTATATTTTACTAGCTATTTTACTAGTATCGGCCTGCAGCAAAGACAAAGTTGAGGAACCTAACAAGAAGCCTACAAATCCAGATGAGTCAGAGTCTGTTGATGAAACTGCCTTGTATCAGGCACCGTTTACAGGTGTCATGTCTGAAGAAGAAAGTTTGCGTCGTCCAGTAGCTGTGACAATCAATAATCATCCGCTCGCAAGACCACAATCCGGTTTAAGCGAAGCAGACATCGTTTATGAATTAATCACAGAAGGAAATGTCACAAGGCTATTAGCGCTATTTCAAAGTGAACTTCCTGAACAAATCGGGCCGGTTCGAAGTGCACGAGACTACTTTATCCATATGGCGAAGGGGCTTGACGCGTTTTATGTTGCTCACGGATACAGTCCAGATGCACTCGCATTATTAAATTCGGGTTATGTTGACCATGTGAACGGTATGCATTATGACGGGACTCTTTTCAAACGATCAACAGATCGAAAGGCGCCTCATAATTCATATATTTCAAGTGACAGTATCAAAACTGCCGAAGAGACGACGAATTCTTCGATGGAGATTAATAAAATACCGTCACTTTCTTTCCATGAATCTATTGAAAGTGCTAAAATAGGAGATAGTACATCATCTTTTGTCGTTCAGAACGGCACACACCCTAATTTCACAAGTACGTATTCGTACCAAGAGGAAAATGGGACGTACGATCGAACGGTAAATGGTATGTTAACCATCGATAAAACAAATGACGAACCGATTGCACTTTCAAACGTGCTTGTGTTTGAAGCAGTACATCAGACAATCGACAATGAAGGTAGACAAGCCATCGATCTTGAATCCGGCGGCAAGGCCCTTTTATTTCAAGCTGGAATCGTAAAAGAGATTGAATGGGTAAACCTAGACGGTATCTTAACACCATTCGAAAACGGTGATCCCGCAAAACTCGTCCCAGGTAAAACATGGATTCACATCATCAAAACAAATCCAGGTATTGGGACTAATGTTTCGTATGAGCTTGGTGAATAA
- a CDS encoding LytTR family transcriptional regulator DNA-binding domain-containing protein yields the protein MVLKFNDVEKRLSDSLVFPAFNLHINGTEVTAIYSSLNVRSTLLQMLTKEIPVVMGEIFIRNIEMSKVNLSEVGFSFLEEGLYERLTVEEHLKLYCRLYNCNESIPSVLRKVHLEEKRNMRVKQLSYSEQKRILFGKLLIQNPELFIFEEPDQNVDFETQRIFMLIIEQLRNEGKSLLILTSNMESAITTANRVFKLDEHGLQEIQVASESEKKESEDQQSDEIAQEEIQPVRFEKIPTKVNEKIVLFDPPEIDYIESNDGQTYLHIKGEEFATTFTLNELENRLQHFGFFRCHRSYIVNLQKVREVITWTRNSFSLVLDDEEKSSIPLSKSKMGELKAMLGLK from the coding sequence ATGGTCTTGAAATTCAATGATGTGGAGAAAAGGTTGAGTGATTCGCTCGTTTTTCCAGCATTCAATTTACATATAAATGGAACCGAAGTGACTGCAATTTACTCTAGCTTGAATGTCCGAAGCACTCTTTTGCAGATGCTAACAAAGGAAATTCCCGTAGTTATGGGTGAAATCTTTATCAGGAACATCGAGATGTCAAAAGTGAATCTTTCAGAAGTTGGATTTTCGTTCCTAGAAGAAGGGTTGTATGAACGTTTAACAGTTGAAGAACATCTGAAATTATACTGTAGGCTTTACAATTGCAATGAATCGATTCCATCGGTACTTCGAAAAGTTCATCTGGAAGAAAAACGAAATATGCGGGTGAAACAGCTATCTTATTCTGAACAAAAACGAATTTTATTCGGGAAGCTCCTCATTCAAAATCCTGAATTGTTCATTTTTGAAGAACCCGATCAAAATGTAGACTTTGAAACACAACGCATTTTTATGTTAATCATCGAGCAACTACGAAATGAAGGGAAAAGTTTGCTTATTCTCACAAGTAATATGGAAAGCGCGATTACAACTGCAAATCGTGTATTTAAATTGGACGAACATGGTTTACAGGAAATACAAGTAGCCAGTGAATCTGAAAAAAAAGAGTCCGAAGATCAGCAAAGTGATGAAATCGCTCAGGAGGAAATCCAACCGGTTCGTTTTGAAAAAATCCCGACGAAGGTCAACGAAAAAATTGTATTATTTGATCCACCTGAAATTGATTATATTGAAAGTAATGATGGACAGACATATTTACATATTAAGGGAGAAGAATTTGCGACGACATTTACATTAAATGAGCTCGAAAATCGACTCCAACATTTTGGCTTTTTCCGCTGTCATAGATCGTATATTGTGAACCTCCAAAAAGTTCGAGAAGTCATTACATGGACTCGAAATAGTTTTAGTCTTGTTTTGGATGACGAAGAAAAATCGTCAATTCCACTTTCAAAATCAAAAATGGGGGAATTAAAAGCGATGTTGGGCCTAAAATAA
- the purN gene encoding phosphoribosylglycinamide formyltransferase codes for MTRKTKIAVFASGSGSNFTAIEEACRNGELNAEIALVVTNKPEAYVVERAENAAIPVAAFRPKDYASRELYEAAILDALHEAGVEWLVLAGYMRLVGQTLLSAYPSRIVNIHPSLLPSFPGKDAIGQAIEHGVKVTGVTVHLVDEGMDTGPILAQHAVDVVDGDIEKTAAAIHAVEHFLYKDTLAQLFS; via the coding sequence ATGACACGGAAAACTAAAATTGCTGTATTCGCTTCTGGAAGCGGAAGTAATTTTACAGCAATCGAAGAAGCCTGCAGAAACGGTGAGTTAAACGCGGAAATCGCTTTGGTCGTGACAAATAAACCCGAGGCATATGTAGTAGAACGTGCCGAAAACGCAGCGATTCCGGTCGCTGCGTTTCGTCCGAAAGACTACGCGTCTAGGGAACTTTATGAGGCGGCAATTCTAGATGCGCTTCATGAAGCCGGGGTGGAGTGGCTTGTGCTCGCGGGCTATATGCGACTTGTTGGACAGACGTTATTGTCTGCGTACCCATCCAGAATCGTCAATATTCATCCTTCACTGCTACCATCTTTTCCTGGAAAAGATGCCATTGGACAAGCGATTGAGCACGGTGTGAAAGTCACTGGCGTTACCGTTCATCTAGTCGATGAAGGAATGGATACTGGACCGATTCTTGCGCAACATGCAGTGGATGTTGTGGATGGCGATATTGAAAAGACGGCGGCTGCAATTCACGCTGTTGAACATTTCTTATATAAAGATACATTGGCACAACTATTTAGCTGA
- a CDS encoding ABC transporter permease, producing MNFSMKRVNAIFHKDFKDISRNSAVSVTALMPLILAFIYGKMGDLSIDMHYMIINFTLVTVGSFVQCSLIAEEKEKNTLRGLMLSPASTLEILGGKSLLSTIASMIIVVFGIMLTGYRPEHVVVIAVAILFTSLFFIGLGTLLGLLAKSVMEASVLVLPFMFIFGFGSMFSMFTDKYPILKVMEYTPNSQLLTIAQKVESGIGIGGVFPNLGIIALWIIVISFLTVVIFKKRMAD from the coding sequence ATGAACTTTTCAATGAAGCGTGTTAATGCAATTTTTCATAAAGACTTTAAGGATATTTCAAGAAATTCGGCTGTTTCGGTTACAGCGCTCATGCCGCTCATCTTAGCTTTTATCTATGGAAAAATGGGCGATTTATCAATTGACATGCATTATATGATTATTAACTTTACTTTGGTTACTGTAGGATCCTTTGTCCAATGTAGTTTAATCGCTGAAGAAAAAGAAAAAAACACGCTTCGTGGATTAATGCTTTCACCTGCTTCGACGTTGGAAATACTCGGTGGAAAAAGTTTGTTAAGCACAATCGCTTCGATGATTATAGTTGTATTCGGAATCATGTTAACGGGCTACCGACCTGAACATGTTGTTGTTATAGCGGTTGCAATCCTATTCACATCATTGTTTTTTATTGGCTTGGGGACACTTCTTGGGCTACTCGCTAAATCAGTTATGGAAGCTTCCGTACTGGTATTGCCGTTTATGTTTATATTCGGATTTGGCTCGATGTTCTCGATGTTTACTGACAAATATCCGATTTTGAAAGTGATGGAATACACGCCAAACTCCCAACTGTTAACAATTGCACAGAAAGTTGAAAGTGGGATCGGTATCGGCGGCGTATTTCCGAATCTCGGAATTATTGCCTTGTGGATTATTGTAATATCGTTTTTAACGGTTGTTATTTTCAAAAAACGAATGGCAGATTAA
- a CDS encoding adenine deaminase C-terminal domain-containing protein: MWGHNEIQEQLHIIDGKKAPDLVIVNATYLHSVYKKWLTGNIWISGSRIVYVGKEMPTILDCTEIVDATGKKIVPGYIEPHVHPFQLYNPRTFAQYAGNLGTTTFIADNLTLFMSLANETSFSLLDKLNKLPFSFYWWARFDSQTVLQNEAELYNLTSIKEWLERPEVLLGGELTGWPRLMGGDPAMVAAVHAAKLAGKKIEGHLPGASERTLTRMKLLGIDGDHEAMTLQEVESRLLHGYAVTLRHSSIRPDLPNLLKEIVEKELNVFDHLMMTTDGSTPAFHSDGVMDKCIRAALKSGVPPIDAYLMASYNVARYYDMTDLHGIIATGRFATLNFLTDEENPVPTDVLSKGVWLKREGDSTNAFPPIDWSVIPQFTPEFNLTEADFTFDVSIGIEMINDVITKPYSVAIDTTVDCLENSHDESFLMLIDKKGKWRVNTILKGFATHVQGFATSYSNTGDIILIGKDKSSMVAAYNEVKRIGGGMVLIENGQVLATLPLPIGGGLSAEPMAKLIEQELELKSALKERGYHFADAVYTFLFLQSTHLPYVRITQVGVYDVMKNKVLIPVTER, from the coding sequence ATGTGGGGGCATAATGAAATACAGGAACAACTACATATTATTGACGGCAAGAAAGCGCCGGATCTTGTGATTGTTAATGCGACATATTTACATTCCGTATATAAAAAATGGTTGACTGGAAACATCTGGATTTCGGGGAGCAGAATCGTTTATGTTGGAAAAGAGATGCCAACGATTTTAGATTGCACTGAAATTGTGGATGCGACGGGTAAGAAAATTGTACCGGGTTATATTGAACCGCATGTACATCCTTTTCAACTATATAATCCGAGAACATTTGCCCAATACGCTGGGAATCTTGGAACGACGACTTTCATAGCGGATAATCTTACCTTATTCATGTCACTGGCAAATGAAACCTCATTTTCACTACTAGACAAATTAAATAAATTACCGTTTTCATTTTATTGGTGGGCAAGGTTCGATTCACAAACAGTTCTTCAAAACGAGGCTGAGTTATATAATTTAACTTCAATTAAGGAATGGCTAGAACGACCTGAAGTTCTACTAGGCGGTGAGCTAACGGGGTGGCCACGTCTTATGGGCGGGGACCCAGCTATGGTGGCCGCAGTCCATGCAGCAAAATTAGCGGGTAAAAAGATTGAAGGCCATTTACCGGGCGCTTCCGAAAGAACGCTTACGCGGATGAAACTACTTGGGATTGACGGTGATCATGAAGCGATGACATTACAAGAAGTTGAAAGCAGATTATTGCATGGTTATGCGGTAACGCTTCGTCATTCATCCATCCGTCCAGATCTACCAAACTTATTAAAGGAAATTGTTGAAAAAGAACTGAATGTTTTCGACCATTTAATGATGACGACAGACGGCTCCACACCGGCATTCCACAGTGACGGCGTCATGGATAAATGCATTCGTGCTGCGTTGAAATCAGGCGTCCCGCCGATTGACGCGTATTTAATGGCGTCTTATAATGTTGCGCGTTACTACGATATGACGGATTTACATGGGATTATCGCCACTGGCCGGTTTGCGACATTAAACTTCTTAACGGATGAAGAAAATCCAGTACCAACGGATGTTTTATCAAAAGGTGTTTGGTTGAAACGAGAGGGGGACAGTACAAACGCATTTCCTCCTATCGATTGGTCAGTCATTCCGCAGTTTACACCAGAATTTAATCTAACCGAAGCGGATTTTACCTTTGATGTATCAATTGGCATTGAAATGATAAATGATGTAATTACAAAGCCATATTCAGTAGCAATTGACACGACAGTTGATTGTTTAGAAAATAGTCACGATGAAAGTTTTCTAATGTTAATTGATAAAAAAGGGAAATGGCGTGTGAACACGATATTAAAAGGGTTCGCTACGCATGTACAAGGGTTTGCAACATCCTATTCCAACACAGGAGATATTATTTTAATAGGAAAAGACAAGTCTTCAATGGTAGCTGCATACAATGAGGTAAAGCGGATTGGCGGGGGAATGGTTCTGATCGAAAATGGACAAGTCCTGGCTACACTTCCACTTCCGATTGGCGGCGGTTTATCGGCGGAACCGATGGCAAAACTTATCGAGCAAGAACTTGAACTAAAGTCAGCCTTAAAAGAACGGGGGTATCATTTCGCCGATGCGGTGTATACATTTTTATTTTTACAATCCACCCATCTGCCCTACGTTCGAATTACGCAGGTTGGTGTCTATGACGTTATGAAAAACAAAGTACTCATTCCAGTGACGGAAAGATAG